One part of the Hyphomicrobiales bacterium genome encodes these proteins:
- a CDS encoding prolyl-tRNA synthetase associated domain-containing protein, with protein MTAAHHTRQSLLSQLDAWGIKTKTVDHEPLFTVEQSTKVHREVDGAHTKNLFLKDKKGALFLVTAEHATQVNLKNLHKKLGCGRLSFGNAQLMEAHLGVTPGSVTALAVINDVDHTVTFVLDANLMNAAIINVHPLENTATTSIARDDLLAFVEKTGHEVQIVDLESDLVDSA; from the coding sequence ATGACCGCTGCACATCACACCCGCCAAAGCCTGCTCTCCCAGCTTGATGCCTGGGGGATCAAGACCAAAACAGTCGATCACGAACCGCTGTTTACCGTTGAACAGTCCACCAAGGTGCATCGCGAAGTCGACGGCGCGCATACCAAAAACCTCTTCCTGAAAGACAAAAAGGGTGCGCTTTTCCTGGTGACGGCCGAACACGCCACGCAAGTGAACTTGAAGAACCTGCACAAAAAGCTCGGCTGCGGCAGGCTTTCCTTCGGCAACGCCCAACTCATGGAAGCTCATCTTGGCGTGACGCCGGGGTCGGTTACCGCACTCGCCGTCATCAACGATGTCGATCACACAGTCACGTTCGTGCTTGACGCCAATCTGATGAATGCTGCCATCATCAACGTCCATCCGTTGGAGAACACGGCCACCACGTCGATTGCCCGCGATGATTTGCTCGCCTTCGTTGAAAAGACCGGCCACGAGGTTCAGATCGTCGACCTTGAAAGCGATCTGGTCGACAGCGCCTGA
- a CDS encoding P-II family nitrogen regulator translates to MKIVMAIIKPFKLDEVRDALTAIGVQGLTVTEVKGYGRQKGHTEIYRGTEYAVSFLPKLKIEVAVSADLIDKVVEAISSAAKTGQIGDGKIFVYGLDQAIRIRTGESDAAAL, encoded by the coding sequence ATGAAAATCGTCATGGCCATTATCAAGCCGTTCAAGCTCGACGAAGTTCGTGATGCCCTCACCGCCATCGGTGTGCAGGGTCTGACCGTTACCGAAGTCAAAGGCTATGGCCGGCAAAAAGGCCACACAGAAATCTATCGCGGCACAGAATATGCCGTTTCATTCCTGCCCAAGCTGAAGATTGAAGTCGCCGTTTCGGCAGACCTCATCGACAAGGTGGTGGAAGCCATCTCCTCGGCTGCCAAAACCGGCCAGATCGGCGACGGCAAGATCTTCGTTTACGGCCTCGACCAAGCCATCCGCATCCGCACCGGCGAATCCGACGCGGCCGCGCTGTAA
- a CDS encoding LON peptidase substrate-binding domain-containing protein: protein MASLHSNLAQRIPAVVPVFPLSSALLLPRGQMPLNIFEPRYLAMVDYALGHERLIGMVQPKFERDGSPVMGLDPDTPPLCEVGCLGRISAFQETDDGRYLMTLTGVCRFKIEEEETAITPFRMCRVTTDQYAQDFEQGAGEKLVDRDTLLTTFKAYLEANDLEADWSGVEKASNEALVNALCMMSPYGPPEKQALLEADDLGARADTLIAITELSLARDSDGDRSALQ from the coding sequence ATGGCATCTTTGCACAGCAATCTTGCGCAACGCATACCGGCCGTTGTTCCGGTGTTTCCGTTATCGTCAGCTCTGCTGCTGCCGCGCGGACAGATGCCGCTGAACATCTTCGAGCCGCGCTATTTGGCGATGGTGGATTATGCGCTCGGCCATGAGCGGCTTATCGGCATGGTGCAGCCGAAGTTTGAGCGCGATGGGTCGCCGGTGATGGGTCTTGATCCGGACACACCGCCGCTTTGCGAGGTCGGCTGCCTTGGCAGGATTTCTGCGTTTCAGGAAACTGACGACGGCCGCTATTTGATGACGCTGACCGGTGTCTGCCGCTTCAAAATCGAAGAAGAAGAAACCGCCATCACGCCGTTTCGCATGTGCCGCGTGACCACCGACCAATATGCGCAGGATTTCGAACAGGGCGCAGGCGAGAAACTCGTCGATCGCGACACGCTGCTGACGACCTTCAAAGCCTATTTGGAAGCCAATGATCTGGAAGCCGATTGGTCGGGCGTTGAAAAGGCCTCCAATGAGGCGCTGGTGAACGCGCTTTGCATGATGAGCCCTTATGGCCCGCCGGAAAAACAGGCTCTTTTGGAAGCTGATGATCTGGGCGCCCGCGCCGACACACTGATCGCCATCACCGAACTGTCGCTCGCCCGCGACAGTGACGGCGACCGCTCGGCCTTGCAGTAG
- the tesB gene encoding acyl-CoA thioesterase II produces MPPSKGQASMQALMRVLDLEVLEHNLFRGISPDAGWQRVFGGQVIGQALMAACKTVDADRHPHSLHGYFMRPGDPSIPIIYEVDRIRDGRSFTTRRIVAIQHGQAIFSMSCSFHVAEDDVFDHQSTMPDVPPPEALADESDMKATFMQVAPEPIRRYWERERPLELRPTSFEHYTSDEPQPAEQFVWLRSTAPVPEPFDDDPRVHAAILAYASDMTLLDTALFPHGLSIFSRAIQAASLDHAMWFHRPFRIEDWLLYAQDAPSAHGARGFTRGAIYNRAGELVASTAQEGLIRRNKPKR; encoded by the coding sequence ATGCCACCATCCAAAGGCCAGGCCTCCATGCAAGCATTGATGCGCGTGCTCGATTTGGAAGTGCTGGAACACAATCTCTTTCGCGGCATCTCCCCAGATGCCGGCTGGCAACGCGTTTTCGGCGGTCAGGTCATTGGCCAAGCCCTGATGGCTGCCTGCAAAACGGTCGATGCCGACCGGCATCCACATTCACTGCATGGTTATTTCATGCGGCCCGGCGATCCATCGATCCCCATCATCTATGAAGTCGATAGGATCAGAGATGGGCGTTCCTTCACCACCCGCCGTATCGTCGCAATTCAACATGGCCAGGCGATTTTCTCCATGTCCTGCTCATTTCATGTGGCCGAGGATGATGTGTTCGACCATCAAAGCACCATGCCTGACGTCCCGCCGCCGGAGGCGTTGGCGGACGAGTCCGATATGAAGGCGACCTTCATGCAGGTCGCGCCGGAGCCGATCCGCAGATATTGGGAGCGCGAGCGCCCGTTGGAACTGCGGCCGACAAGTTTTGAGCACTACACGTCTGACGAACCGCAACCGGCGGAGCAATTTGTCTGGCTTCGCTCAACGGCGCCGGTGCCCGAGCCGTTTGACGATGATCCGCGTGTCCATGCCGCGATCCTCGCCTACGCCTCCGATATGACCCTGCTCGACACGGCGCTCTTTCCCCACGGCCTGTCAATCTTCTCCCGCGCCATCCAAGCGGCGAGCCTGGACCACGCCATGTGGTTCCATAGACCTTTTAGGATCGAAGACTGGCTGCTTTACGCCCAGGACGCCCCCTCGGCGCACGGCGCACGCGGTTTCACCCGTGGCGCGATCTACAATCGTGCTGGAGAATTGGTCGCCTCGACCGCGCAAGAGGGCCTGATCCGCCGGAACAAGCCTAAGCGTTGA
- a CDS encoding sugar phosphate isomerase/epimerase: protein MTQFAYQLYSSRQFGPLSATLSMLAEIGYSAVEGYGALFTDGEALSDLEAGLDATGLAMPTGHFDLALIEADPSAVIAIAKRFAMTSVFAPFLAPEDRPNDADGWRGFGQKLAEIGKPITDSGLTFGWHNHAFEFHQQPTGEFPMALILEASDHVMLEFDMAWAHIAGQDPAAWLDRYGSRVAAAHIKDIAPTGQKMDEDGWADVGQGIMDWPGIYSKLKALGVPALVVEHDNPADDRRFASTSLAALRAFDAT from the coding sequence ATGACCCAATTCGCCTATCAACTCTACAGCTCGCGCCAGTTTGGCCCACTCAGCGCCACGCTCAGCATGCTCGCCGAAATCGGCTACAGCGCCGTTGAAGGTTATGGCGCGCTGTTCACTGACGGTGAAGCCCTCAGCGACCTGGAAGCCGGCCTGGACGCCACGGGGCTTGCCATGCCCACCGGGCATTTCGATCTGGCTCTGATTGAGGCCGATCCGAGCGCCGTCATCGCGATCGCAAAACGCTTTGCCATGACGTCGGTGTTTGCGCCCTTTTTGGCACCGGAAGACCGGCCTAATGATGCGGACGGGTGGCGAGGCTTTGGCCAAAAGCTCGCCGAGATCGGCAAACCGATCACCGATTCTGGACTGACCTTTGGCTGGCACAATCACGCTTTTGAGTTTCACCAGCAGCCTACCGGCGAATTCCCCATGGCGTTGATCCTGGAGGCCAGCGATCATGTTATGTTGGAGTTCGATATGGCCTGGGCCCATATCGCGGGCCAGGACCCCGCCGCATGGCTCGACCGCTACGGGTCGCGTGTCGCCGCCGCCCACATCAAAGACATCGCGCCGACCGGCCAAAAGATGGATGAGGACGGCTGGGCCGATGTCGGTCAAGGCATCATGGATTGGCCCGGTATCTACTCCAAGCTGAAGGCGCTCGGCGTGCCGGCACTGGTTGTCGAACATGACAACCCCGCCGATGATCGCCGCTTTGCCAGCACATCTTTGGCGGCGCTGCGCGCTTTCGACGCCACCTGA
- a CDS encoding ubiquinone biosynthesis hydroxylase, producing MARASLSTVPETVDVLIAGGGYVGLSLALALKVGAKDLTVAVVDLREPAQADKDGRASAIASAARTMLTTLGAWQGFAEEAQPINQMIITDSETRDPVRPVFLTFDGETKDGEPFAHMVPNGAMTKSLRARCLDEGVIIEAPQTVDDFDADTGHVDITLGDKRQVTARLLVACDGVRSRLRDLAGIDTVGWMYGQSGIVCTVSHKRDHEGIAYEHFLPAGPFASLPLPGKRSSIVWTEKTATADALVNGDEFTFMLELERRFGAQFGELKLESRRIAFPLGLKLARSFIAPRLALAGDSAHGMHPIAGQGLNMGLRDVAALAEAVVDAARLGLDIGADDVLERYQRWRRFDTAQMGVVTDVLNRLFSNDMAPVRTLRSFGLGVVDRLPALKRYFIDEAAGISKDRPRLMSGEAI from the coding sequence ATGGCCCGCGCCTCCCTTTCCACCGTTCCTGAAACCGTCGATGTGCTGATTGCTGGCGGTGGCTATGTCGGCTTGTCGCTGGCTTTGGCGCTAAAGGTTGGTGCCAAGGACCTGACAGTGGCGGTGGTGGACCTGCGTGAACCTGCGCAGGCTGACAAGGATGGCCGTGCTTCGGCAATCGCCAGCGCGGCCCGCACCATGTTGACGACGCTGGGCGCCTGGCAGGGCTTTGCCGAGGAGGCTCAGCCGATCAATCAGATGATCATCACCGACTCGGAAACGCGCGATCCGGTTCGCCCGGTCTTTTTGACCTTTGATGGCGAGACCAAGGATGGTGAGCCATTTGCCCACATGGTGCCGAACGGGGCGATGACGAAGAGCCTGCGCGCGCGGTGTTTGGATGAAGGCGTTATCATCGAAGCGCCCCAGACGGTTGATGACTTTGATGCCGATACCGGCCATGTGGACATCACGCTTGGAGACAAACGCCAGGTGACCGCGCGTCTGCTGGTGGCCTGCGATGGGGTGCGTTCACGGCTGCGCGATCTGGCGGGGATCGACACCGTTGGCTGGATGTATGGCCAGTCAGGCATTGTCTGCACTGTCAGCCATAAGCGCGATCATGAAGGCATCGCCTACGAACACTTTCTACCGGCTGGCCCGTTCGCCTCACTGCCCTTGCCGGGCAAGCGCTCTTCCATCGTCTGGACGGAAAAAACCGCGACCGCCGACGCTTTGGTCAATGGCGATGAGTTCACCTTCATGCTGGAATTGGAACGTCGGTTTGGCGCGCAGTTCGGCGAGTTGAAACTGGAAAGCCGCCGTATTGCCTTTCCGCTTGGCTTGAAGCTTGCGCGGTCCTTCATTGCGCCGCGCCTGGCCCTTGCCGGTGATTCCGCGCATGGCATGCATCCGATTGCCGGTCAGGGCCTCAATATGGGGCTGCGTGATGTTGCCGCGCTCGCCGAAGCGGTGGTCGATGCGGCTCGGCTTGGGCTCGATATCGGCGCGGACGACGTCTTGGAGCGCTATCAGCGCTGGCGCCGGTTCGATACTGCGCAGATGGGCGTGGTGACGGACGTACTCAACCGGCTTTTTTCCAACGATATGGCGCCGGTGCGCACGCTGCGCTCTTTCGGTCTCGGGGTGGTCGACCGGCTTCCGGCGCTGAAACGCTATTTCATCGATGAGGCTGCCGGGATCAGCAAGGACCGGCCAAGACTAATGAGTGGCGAGGCGATTTAG
- a CDS encoding Trm112 family protein, whose translation MAEPTPAAPKRLTIDRKLLDILVCPVTKSVLHYDHDKQELISYAAKVAYPIRDSIPIMLIEEARELDDAELAKIKTGKL comes from the coding sequence ATGGCCGAACCGACCCCCGCCGCACCCAAGCGCCTGACCATTGATCGCAAGCTGCTCGACATCCTGGTGTGTCCGGTGACGAAATCGGTCCTGCACTATGATCACGACAAGCAGGAATTGATCTCTTACGCCGCCAAGGTTGCCTATCCGATCCGCGATTCCATCCCGATCATGTTGATCGAGGAAGCGCGCGAGTTGGATGATGCGGAATTGGCGAAAATCAAAACCGGGAAGCTCTGA
- a CDS encoding GGDEF domain-containing protein yields the protein MTKAHATQPIFIKLTVLGVVAVGMILWSLFWLTGRINEIEREATRDLVELMVTETVDQVQASTNDYAFWSLAYEVVEAGDAAAIYEHMGSGAIESELFDQLVILSHDQAVLHLFDATEQIASRSQFDVAGLAPFLSELANHDPSSYVSIAGVGAVNGVHGAITTAWITPDYVDPAIAENLPILVGIVQFNDDELRAIERMTQGSGYAIRPTAEPVDPPSLSLPGPSGAPVAQLVWTPHELGTMLRTDVLPFILLVCAGIFAICLSAARYFHEQAKMLERAHHVATTDQLTGLLNRSGLDGVLAKSGIRSAIAAGHVAVLYLDLNDFKALNDTHGHKDGDRALKVTAQRLQGAVRSSDHVVRIGGDEFVCLVVDENAQAAANLVAERIRETCNRPIRFANHEALLQPSIGVSVGKPGIDWETLLSQSDAAMYFAKRTKFDGPMLFSKEVMEALRSQDNKVDQAEENVAAAA from the coding sequence ATGACCAAGGCGCATGCCACTCAGCCAATCTTTATCAAACTGACAGTGCTCGGCGTTGTCGCCGTTGGCATGATCTTATGGTCGCTGTTCTGGTTGACCGGGCGGATCAATGAGATTGAGCGCGAGGCGACCCGCGACTTGGTTGAGCTGATGGTCACGGAAACGGTCGATCAGGTGCAGGCATCGACCAATGATTACGCGTTTTGGTCGCTTGCCTACGAGGTTGTCGAGGCGGGTGACGCGGCGGCGATCTATGAGCATATGGGTTCTGGCGCCATTGAAAGTGAGCTGTTCGATCAGCTTGTTATTCTTTCCCACGATCAAGCGGTTCTGCATCTCTTTGATGCGACCGAACAGATCGCCTCGCGATCGCAGTTCGATGTCGCTGGCCTGGCACCCTTCCTGTCGGAACTGGCGAACCACGACCCCTCATCCTATGTGTCCATCGCTGGTGTTGGTGCGGTGAACGGTGTCCACGGTGCCATTACAACGGCATGGATCACGCCAGATTATGTTGATCCCGCGATCGCCGAAAACCTTCCGATCCTGGTTGGGATCGTCCAGTTCAATGATGATGAGCTGCGGGCCATCGAACGGATGACGCAAGGCAGCGGCTATGCCATTCGCCCAACCGCCGAGCCCGTCGATCCACCATCGCTTTCCCTGCCTGGCCCCAGTGGCGCGCCGGTCGCTCAATTGGTTTGGACGCCGCACGAGCTTGGCACCATGCTGCGCACCGATGTTTTGCCATTCATCCTGCTGGTGTGCGCCGGCATCTTTGCAATCTGCCTGTCGGCGGCGCGCTATTTTCACGAGCAGGCAAAGATGCTGGAACGGGCCCACCATGTGGCGACGACAGACCAGCTCACCGGGCTGCTCAACCGGTCGGGTCTCGATGGTGTCTTGGCCAAATCCGGCATTCGCTCGGCCATCGCGGCAGGACATGTTGCCGTGCTCTATCTCGATCTGAATGACTTCAAAGCGCTCAACGATACGCATGGACACAAGGATGGTGATCGGGCGCTGAAAGTGACAGCACAACGCCTGCAGGGCGCCGTGCGATCCAGCGATCATGTCGTGCGCATTGGCGGTGATGAATTTGTCTGCCTGGTGGTGGACGAGAACGCCCAAGCCGCCGCTAACCTGGTCGCCGAGCGCATTCGCGAAACGTGCAATCGCCCGATCCGCTTCGCCAATCATGAAGCCTTGCTGCAACCGTCCATCGGGGTATCGGTAGGCAAGCCCGGCATCGATTGGGAAACGCTGCTAAGCCAGTCCGATGCTGCGATGTATTTTGCTAAACGAACCAAATTCGATGGCCCGATGCTGTTCTCCAAAGAGGTGATGGAGGCGCTCCGCAGCCAGGACAACAAAGTCGACCAGGCTGAGGAGAATGTGGCCGCAGCGGCCTAA
- the trxA gene encoding thioredoxin, whose protein sequence is MLIGTGGTPPSNSQPTTGDVIDITTADFMKEVIEESKTRPVLVDFWAPWCGPCKQLTPTLEKVIAKAGGKVRLAKMNIDEHPEVAGQMGVQSIPAVFAFVDGRPADGFQGAQPEAQVQAFIDKLIGPQGPSPTEQMLEKADEALAANDLQGAATLFAQILQAEPENVTAMAGMLKVYVAAGELETARQALASLTDEMKADPAIQAAQTSLDLAEKAAALGDAEELAARLEVNPDDHRARFDLALIHNAKNHREAAAAALVEIVQRDRSWEDDGARKELLRLFEAWGPSDPASIAGRKKLSRVLFS, encoded by the coding sequence ATGTTGATCGGAACCGGCGGAACGCCGCCATCAAACTCCCAGCCGACCACCGGCGATGTCATCGACATAACAACCGCTGACTTCATGAAAGAGGTCATCGAAGAATCCAAAACCCGGCCTGTTCTGGTGGATTTCTGGGCGCCATGGTGCGGTCCCTGCAAACAACTCACCCCGACGTTGGAAAAGGTGATCGCCAAGGCTGGCGGCAAGGTTCGCCTGGCCAAAATGAACATTGATGAACACCCCGAAGTGGCCGGTCAGATGGGCGTGCAATCGATCCCTGCGGTGTTCGCCTTTGTCGATGGCCGTCCAGCCGATGGCTTTCAAGGCGCCCAGCCGGAAGCCCAAGTTCAAGCCTTCATCGACAAGCTGATTGGTCCGCAAGGCCCGAGCCCGACCGAACAGATGCTCGAAAAAGCCGACGAAGCCTTAGCGGCCAATGATCTGCAAGGCGCGGCCACCTTGTTCGCGCAAATTCTGCAAGCCGAACCGGAAAACGTCACGGCCATGGCCGGCATGCTGAAGGTCTATGTCGCTGCCGGCGAACTGGAGACGGCGCGCCAGGCCCTTGCAAGTCTCACCGATGAGATGAAGGCCGATCCGGCGATCCAAGCCGCGCAGACATCGCTCGATCTGGCGGAGAAGGCAGCAGCCCTTGGGGACGCTGAGGAATTGGCGGCCCGGCTGGAGGTCAATCCCGACGATCATCGGGCGCGGTTTGACCTTGCCCTAATTCACAATGCCAAAAACCATCGCGAAGCGGCCGCCGCAGCCCTTGTCGAGATCGTTCAGCGCGATAGGTCATGGGAAGATGACGGCGCCCGCAAAGAATTGTTGCGCCTGTTTGAAGCCTGGGGCCCCTCCGACCCGGCCAGCATTGCCGGTCGAAAGAAATTGTCCCGGGTCCTGTTCTCGTAA
- a CDS encoding HAMP domain-containing protein, with protein MISNFSISKKAGFAFVGLALIAAIAGTVSILSIQESQRTAEQFMEVNTFARDMEDLRNDILDQVLAARTFVMTGDQSLDDRSQTLNGDIAAIFNGLEAESADVDTRFTARVQEIRAAWQTWFADHAEVQFALMRDPMTVDLARAMETTGQGEALLDPMFNAFGALASDVEVRNGELLADKKAALSRASLVTIVGSALITLLAALFGALHYVMISRPIRRLSETTERLANGETEHEIGFRDHGDEIGIMADALRIFRDNLLRTAALEEEANGEREKANEERRAVLNDMAERFESTVLTVTESMIEEFDRLNGSATEMSGLAESTAERSQSVANASADATNNVNTVASATEELTASIAELNQQVNGVSSAAGDAAGGVDRSNQSVSRLQEVVARIGDVTKLITDIAEQTNLLALNATIEAARAGEAGKGFAVVASEVKALAEQTGKATEEIDAQISEMKLAADDSIDATASVADMVKDIAERTSAMAAATEQQNAATAEIARNVSEAANGTSTVTNAMGEMSEAAANTGQMSTTMSASIQDLHGRSQSMRDAMGEFLTKIREAA; from the coding sequence ATGATTTCCAATTTTTCCATTTCTAAAAAAGCCGGTTTTGCCTTTGTCGGTCTGGCTTTGATCGCCGCCATAGCTGGCACTGTTTCAATTCTCAGCATCCAAGAATCCCAACGGACCGCCGAGCAATTTATGGAGGTCAACACGTTTGCTCGTGACATGGAGGACCTGCGCAACGACATTCTCGATCAGGTTCTCGCCGCACGCACCTTCGTGATGACCGGCGACCAGAGCCTCGATGATCGCAGCCAAACGTTGAATGGCGACATCGCGGCCATCTTCAACGGTTTGGAGGCAGAGTCCGCCGATGTGGACACCCGTTTCACCGCCCGCGTTCAGGAAATTCGCGCGGCATGGCAAACCTGGTTTGCCGATCATGCTGAGGTCCAGTTTGCCCTGATGCGTGATCCGATGACCGTCGATCTTGCCCGCGCAATGGAAACAACCGGCCAAGGTGAAGCACTGCTTGACCCGATGTTCAACGCCTTTGGTGCGCTGGCATCCGACGTTGAGGTTCGCAACGGCGAACTGCTTGCCGACAAGAAGGCGGCGCTCTCCCGCGCTTCGCTTGTGACGATTGTCGGCAGCGCACTCATTACGCTGCTTGCTGCCCTGTTTGGCGCTCTGCACTATGTGATGATCTCACGGCCCATCCGTCGCCTGAGCGAGACTACCGAGCGACTGGCCAACGGTGAGACGGAACATGAAATCGGCTTCCGCGACCATGGCGATGAGATCGGCATCATGGCCGACGCGCTGCGTATCTTCCGCGACAACCTTTTGCGCACGGCCGCATTGGAAGAAGAAGCAAACGGCGAGCGCGAAAAGGCCAATGAGGAGCGCCGCGCCGTTTTGAACGACATGGCGGAGCGCTTTGAATCCACCGTGCTGACTGTCACTGAATCGATGATCGAGGAGTTTGACCGTCTCAATGGTTCAGCCACGGAAATGTCCGGTCTGGCCGAATCGACCGCCGAACGTTCGCAAAGCGTTGCCAACGCCTCGGCCGACGCCACCAACAACGTCAATACCGTTGCCAGCGCCACCGAGGAACTGACGGCATCGATCGCCGAGCTCAACCAACAGGTGAACGGCGTGTCATCAGCAGCCGGCGATGCCGCCGGCGGCGTCGATCGCTCCAACCAGTCAGTGAGCCGTCTGCAAGAGGTGGTCGCGCGCATCGGTGACGTCACCAAGCTGATCACGGACATTGCCGAGCAGACCAACCTTCTGGCGCTGAATGCCACCATCGAGGCGGCACGTGCCGGCGAAGCCGGCAAAGGCTTTGCCGTTGTGGCCTCCGAAGTGAAGGCTTTGGCCGAACAGACCGGCAAAGCGACCGAAGAAATCGACGCTCAAATTTCGGAGATGAAATTGGCAGCCGATGATTCCATCGACGCCACGGCATCGGTCGCTGACATGGTCAAAGACATTGCCGAGCGCACATCGGCGATGGCTGCCGCCACCGAGCAGCAGAACGCGGCCACCGCTGAAATCGCCCGCAACGTCTCCGAGGCTGCCAACGGCACCTCAACCGTGACCAATGCCATGGGTGAGATGAGTGAGGCTGCCGCCAACACGGGTCAGATGAGTACGACGATGAGCGCATCCATTCAGGATCTGCACGGGCGCTCACAGTCAATGCGCGACGCGATGGGCGAGTTCCTCACCAAGATTCGCGAAGCCGCCTAG
- a CDS encoding Gfo/Idh/MocA family oxidoreductase yields the protein MTTRNLERLGVGIIGCGSIASTYLRLAPLFRTIDVRGVADINPAAAEARANEFGVPAMSVDQLLADPSIAIIVNLTIPTAHASVTRSILEAGKHAYSEKPFVLTLAEGEELRALCESTGLRIGSAPDTFLGGAHQTARQAIDEGAVGRIASGTCHVMSHGMEHWHPNPDFFYQPGAGPVLDLGPYYITNLLQLLGPVRQVAALTTAASTHRTISSQPRAGETIPVDTPTTIHALLAFEQGASITLSASWDVWGHRHKPMELYGTDGSLYVPDPNFFGGAVQKVDPSGGTTVLSDSDHPFGVEQEVHGGQPQANYRAAGLADMVAAIQENRPHRCAFDLALHAVDVMGSILNSGETGTFITPSTRCERPAPLSADEAKALLA from the coding sequence ATGACAACGCGCAACCTTGAACGCCTTGGCGTTGGTATCATTGGCTGCGGAAGCATTGCCTCGACATATTTGCGGCTCGCACCCCTGTTCCGCACCATAGACGTACGCGGCGTTGCCGACATCAATCCTGCGGCTGCCGAAGCACGCGCCAACGAATTCGGTGTGCCAGCTATGAGCGTCGACCAGCTCCTGGCCGACCCATCCATCGCGATCATCGTCAACCTTACCATCCCGACCGCTCATGCCAGCGTCACCCGCAGCATTTTGGAAGCTGGCAAACACGCCTATTCCGAAAAGCCCTTCGTGCTCACCCTGGCCGAGGGCGAGGAGCTGCGCGCGCTATGCGAATCGACTGGCCTGCGCATCGGGTCAGCGCCGGACACGTTTCTCGGCGGCGCCCATCAGACCGCACGCCAAGCCATTGATGAGGGCGCCGTCGGCCGCATCGCGTCGGGCACCTGCCATGTGATGAGCCACGGGATGGAGCATTGGCATCCCAATCCGGATTTCTTCTACCAGCCGGGGGCCGGGCCGGTCCTCGACCTTGGACCCTATTACATCACCAACCTGCTGCAGCTCTTGGGGCCGGTGAGACAGGTGGCGGCGCTCACCACAGCCGCCAGTACCCATCGTACCATTAGTTCGCAGCCGCGCGCGGGCGAGACCATTCCCGTCGACACGCCGACCACGATCCATGCGCTTTTGGCGTTTGAGCAGGGCGCATCGATCACGCTCTCGGCAAGTTGGGATGTCTGGGGTCATCGCCACAAGCCGATGGAACTCTACGGCACCGATGGCTCGCTCTATGTCCCTGATCCGAACTTTTTCGGTGGTGCTGTCCAGAAGGTCGATCCGTCAGGCGGCACCACCGTTCTTTCAGACAGTGATCATCCCTTCGGTGTCGAACAGGAAGTGCATGGGGGGCAACCGCAAGCCAACTACCGCGCGGCAGGATTGGCCGATATGGTCGCGGCCATCCAGGAAAATCGCCCGCATCGCTGCGCCTTCGACCTGGCGCTTCACGCGGTCGATGTGATGGGGTCAATCCTGAATTCGGGTGAAACAGGAACCTTCATCACGCCATCAACGCGTTGCGAGCGACCGGCACCGCTTAGCGCCGATGAAGCCAAAGCGCTGCTTGCCTGA